A stretch of the Bordetella genomosp. 8 genome encodes the following:
- the siaA gene encoding biofilm regulation protein phosphatase SiaA (SiaB is a threonine kinase acting on SiaC; SiaA is the matching phosphatase.), with protein MAKLGLRAKSLLALVLACLLALIPTVLLGWHAMEQVREHFGRAYADNFALLSRQRILAPITRELALSQRLVDSQLTTDWMLDEDNAAKRARFFKEAEGYRTALRSHAYFVINAASGKYYFNEADKPFSDAPRYQLRPNDPEDRWFYDSLKAPAGYNINVNPDAKLKLTRVWFNVILRHDGQPLAIGGASLDLSEFLREFVGSGEPGVTPMIIDEQGNIQAHPDPTLIDFNSGVAAGGAEKRGRVFTLIQDDPGRAAMEQALRDAPKTPDVAQTIWVRMQGKRQLMSVSYVPELHWYVLAAVDLHAARIVDTAGLWPAAAALVLLIGGLLAAFGYAVNRLVLRPIRNLQQSARAIADGRYDVRLPTGGADEIGDLSRAFGVMAEKVRTHTQELETKVRERTRALEAANQAMASANKKIGDSIDYASLIQQAILPRRQMAQSLGARHFVMWKPRDVVGGDFYVFQADGDNCLLGVMDCAGHGVPGALMTMLVRAAVDVAIAEAGPSDPAGILTRTDAAIRGMLADMQLPNALATNTDAGLVYIDRAAGHVLFSGAKISLYESDGVECREYRGARRALGDKRQGEYDNLTLPLRAGMTFYLTTDGFLDQAGGEHGFGFGSTRFTNMLTEIARLPLGAQAEALDRALHQYRGDLPQRDDITILSFRFE; from the coding sequence ATGGCGAAGTTAGGTTTGCGAGCAAAATCCTTGCTCGCCCTTGTGCTGGCATGCCTGCTGGCGCTGATCCCCACCGTCTTGCTGGGCTGGCACGCCATGGAGCAGGTGCGCGAGCACTTCGGACGGGCTTACGCGGACAATTTCGCCCTGCTGAGCCGCCAGCGCATCCTGGCCCCCATCACGCGCGAGCTGGCGCTGTCGCAGCGGCTGGTCGATTCCCAGTTGACCACCGACTGGATGCTGGACGAAGACAACGCCGCCAAGCGCGCGCGCTTCTTCAAGGAGGCCGAGGGCTATCGCACCGCCCTCCGTTCGCATGCCTATTTCGTGATCAACGCCGCCAGCGGCAAGTATTACTTCAATGAAGCGGACAAGCCGTTCTCCGACGCGCCGCGCTACCAGCTGCGGCCCAACGATCCGGAAGACCGCTGGTTCTACGACAGCCTGAAGGCGCCGGCCGGTTACAACATCAACGTCAATCCGGACGCCAAGCTCAAGCTGACGCGGGTCTGGTTCAACGTCATCCTGCGCCATGACGGCCAGCCGCTGGCCATCGGCGGTGCCAGCCTGGACCTGAGCGAGTTCCTGCGGGAATTCGTCGGCAGCGGCGAGCCCGGCGTGACCCCCATGATTATTGATGAGCAGGGCAATATCCAGGCTCATCCCGACCCCACCCTGATCGATTTCAATTCGGGCGTGGCGGCCGGCGGCGCGGAAAAGCGTGGCCGGGTGTTTACCCTGATCCAGGATGACCCCGGGCGCGCCGCGATGGAGCAGGCGCTGCGCGACGCGCCGAAGACACCGGATGTCGCCCAGACCATCTGGGTGCGCATGCAGGGCAAGCGCCAGCTGATGTCGGTCTCCTACGTTCCGGAACTGCATTGGTACGTGCTGGCCGCCGTCGACCTGCACGCCGCGCGCATCGTCGATACCGCCGGGCTGTGGCCCGCGGCGGCCGCGCTGGTGCTCCTGATCGGTGGCCTGCTGGCCGCCTTCGGCTACGCCGTCAATCGCCTGGTGCTGCGTCCCATCCGCAACCTGCAGCAGTCGGCGCGCGCGATTGCCGACGGCCGCTATGACGTGCGCCTGCCGACGGGGGGCGCCGACGAGATCGGCGACCTCAGCCGCGCCTTCGGCGTCATGGCCGAAAAGGTGCGTACCCATACCCAGGAACTGGAAACCAAGGTGCGCGAGCGCACCCGGGCGCTGGAAGCCGCCAACCAGGCCATGGCCAGCGCGAACAAGAAGATCGGCGATTCCATCGACTATGCCAGCCTGATCCAGCAGGCCATCCTGCCACGGCGGCAGATGGCCCAGTCCCTGGGCGCTCGCCATTTCGTCATGTGGAAGCCGCGCGACGTGGTGGGCGGGGATTTCTACGTCTTCCAGGCTGACGGCGACAACTGCCTGCTGGGCGTCATGGATTGCGCCGGCCACGGCGTGCCGGGGGCGCTCATGACCATGCTGGTGCGGGCCGCCGTGGACGTGGCGATCGCCGAAGCCGGGCCCTCCGACCCGGCCGGCATCCTGACGCGCACCGATGCCGCCATCCGGGGCATGCTGGCCGATATGCAGCTGCCCAACGCCCTGGCCACCAACACCGACGCCGGACTCGTTTATATTGACCGCGCTGCCGGCCATGTGTTGTTTTCCGGCGCCAAGATTTCGCTATACGAAAGCGACGGGGTCGAGTGCCGCGAGTATCGCGGGGCACGCCGCGCGCTGGGGGACAAGCGCCAGGGCGAATACGACAACCTGACGCTGCCCCTGCGGGCGGGGATGACGTTTTACCTGACCACCGACGGGTTCCTGGACCAGGCGGGAGGAGAACATGGGTTTGGCTTCGGCAGTACGCGATTTACCAACATGCTGACGGAAATTGCCCGTCTGCCGCTGGGTGCGCAGGCCGAAGCGCTGGATCGCGCCCTGCATCAATACCGGGGCGACTTGCCCCAGCGCGACGACATCACCATACTTTCCTTTCGCTTCGAATAA
- the siaC gene encoding biofilm regulation phosphoprotein SiaC, protein MKELNIPASQSTPSIVTDSENGSLHLSGDSYPENSFELFGPVIQWVDEYLAATQRGLTVTLELQYLNTSSVKAVMDIFDLLEAAHDSGHQVSVTWYYDSRNERVGELAEEFKEDCSFPFTVVGR, encoded by the coding sequence ATGAAAGAACTCAATATTCCTGCTTCCCAGTCGACGCCGTCCATCGTGACCGACAGCGAGAACGGAAGCCTGCATCTCAGCGGTGATTCCTATCCGGAAAACTCCTTCGAGCTGTTCGGCCCGGTTATCCAATGGGTCGACGAGTATCTGGCGGCCACGCAGCGCGGGCTGACCGTTACGCTCGAGTTGCAGTACCTGAATACCAGCAGCGTCAAGGCCGTGATGGACATCTTCGACCTGCTGGAGGCCGCGCACGACAGCGGCCATCAGGTCTCCGTTACCTGGTACTACGACAGCCGCAACGAGCGGGTGGGCGAACTGGCCGAAGAGTTCAAGGAAGATTGTTCCTTCCCCTTCACGGTAGTCGGTCGCTGA
- the siaD gene encoding biofilm regulation diguanylate cyclase SiaD, translating to MKKRYQDLEARIQSMLDEPAYADHPLRGVLADLWQHTNEQLDRIERISYLSDAFQMMARQRELGLVARYDRELKRLAKLVRISDGYQEMMRDMNAALKESSIRDPLTNLLNRRALMERMKELSLTADAEQPAFVVAMLDVDHFKRINDRYGHDAGDRALTRLADIMRASVRDSDDVARWGGEEFLVLLPNISLEEGEAVIDRILAGVRGNTIEVEGEQLLLTVSVGMALHRNGESVSTTLSRADRALYLAKQAGRDRVALERRPAA from the coding sequence ATGAAGAAGCGCTACCAGGATCTGGAGGCGCGCATCCAGTCCATGCTGGATGAGCCCGCCTACGCCGATCACCCGTTGCGGGGGGTGCTCGCGGATCTGTGGCAGCACACCAACGAACAGCTGGACCGGATCGAACGGATCTCGTATCTGTCCGACGCCTTCCAGATGATGGCGCGCCAGCGCGAGCTGGGGCTGGTGGCGCGCTATGACCGCGAATTGAAGCGTCTGGCCAAACTGGTGCGCATTTCCGACGGCTACCAGGAAATGATGCGCGACATGAACGCCGCGCTCAAGGAATCGTCCATCCGCGACCCGCTGACCAATCTGTTGAACCGGCGCGCGCTGATGGAGCGCATGAAGGAACTGTCCCTGACGGCCGATGCGGAGCAGCCGGCCTTCGTGGTGGCCATGCTGGATGTGGATCATTTCAAGCGCATCAACGACCGCTACGGCCACGACGCCGGCGACCGGGCGCTGACCCGCCTGGCGGACATCATGCGGGCCTCGGTGCGGGACAGCGACGACGTCGCGCGCTGGGGCGGCGAGGAGTTCCTGGTCTTGCTGCCCAACATCAGCCTGGAAGAAGGCGAGGCCGTCATCGACCGCATCCTGGCGGGCGTGCGCGGCAACACCATCGAAGTCGAAGGCGAGCAACTGCTGCTGACGGTCAGCGTGGGCATGGCCCTGCACCGCAACGGCGAAAGCGTTTCCACCACGCTGAGCCGGGCCGACCGGGCCCTTTATCTGGCCAAGCAGGCAGGCCGCGACCGCGTCGCCCTGGAGCGCCGCCCGGCTGCCTGA
- a CDS encoding ABC transporter ATP-binding protein, with amino-acid sequence MPATAAAAPRSADAAPPALQAQGLVKRFGALVATDSLSLTLLPGEIHAVIGPNGAGKSTLIHLLSGTLPLDAGVLLLNGVDTTRMPAHRRVAAGLSRSYQITNIFKRFPVRDNLLLAVQAHDGGGLGGWRPRADDRALYAAARALARECGLEADQLDRVAGTLPHGEQRKLEFALALAARPSVLLLDEPMAGMGPDETARLTELIETMRGRAAMLLVEHDMQAVFRLADRISVLVYGRIIATGTPDQIRNDPAVRQAYLGDEMDASPLAAA; translated from the coding sequence ATACCAGCCACAGCGGCCGCAGCGCCCAGGTCCGCCGACGCCGCGCCCCCGGCGCTGCAAGCCCAGGGGCTGGTGAAACGTTTCGGGGCCCTGGTGGCGACCGATTCCCTGTCGCTGACCTTGCTGCCCGGCGAGATACACGCGGTGATCGGCCCGAACGGCGCTGGCAAATCCACCTTGATCCATCTGCTGTCCGGCACGCTGCCGCTGGACGCCGGCGTCCTGCTGCTGAATGGCGTGGATACCACGCGCATGCCGGCGCATCGCCGCGTGGCCGCCGGCCTGTCGCGCTCCTATCAGATCACCAATATATTCAAGCGCTTCCCGGTCCGGGACAATCTGCTGCTGGCCGTCCAGGCCCATGACGGCGGTGGCCTGGGCGGCTGGCGACCGCGCGCGGACGACCGCGCCTTGTACGCCGCCGCGCGGGCGCTGGCCCGCGAATGCGGGCTGGAGGCCGATCAGTTGGACAGGGTGGCCGGCACTTTGCCGCACGGCGAGCAGCGCAAGCTGGAATTCGCCCTGGCGCTGGCCGCCCGCCCCAGCGTGCTGCTGCTGGACGAGCCGATGGCCGGCATGGGGCCGGATGAAACCGCCCGCCTGACCGAGCTGATCGAAACCATGCGCGGACGCGCCGCCATGCTGCTGGTCGAACACGACATGCAAGCCGTATTCCGTCTGGCCGATCGCATCTCGGTGCTGGTCTACGGCCGCATCATCGCCACGGGGACGCCGGATCAGATCCGCAACGACCCGGCCGTGCGCCAGGCTTACCTTGGAGACGAGATGGACGCAAGCCCGCTCGCCGCGGCATGA
- a CDS encoding branched-chain amino acid ABC transporter permease: MGYTLVLEQLLNGLQFGLMLFLIAAGLTLVFGIMDILNLAHGSLYMAGAYVAAETMQRTGSFLAAVCVAAVATGIIGALLELVLIRRLAVRDHLAQVLGTYAVILIAGDLVKMIWGPAPVMLATPAALSGPVRLLPDLMYSSYRLMIIAVGLLVALGLYAFVTRTRAGVLVRAGASNRQMATLMGVRVPLLFLGVFCLGAMLAAVAGALLGPLTAVQVGMGEDILILVLVCIVIGGIGSIRGAFVGALLVGMVDTAGRAFLPLLLRQVFAPSVAGSVGPTLAALSIYLLMAVVLVFRPAGLFPARG; encoded by the coding sequence ATGGGATACACGCTGGTTCTGGAGCAGCTGCTGAACGGCCTGCAATTCGGGTTGATGCTGTTCCTGATCGCCGCCGGGCTGACGCTGGTGTTCGGGATCATGGACATCCTGAACCTGGCCCACGGTTCGCTTTACATGGCCGGGGCCTATGTCGCCGCGGAAACCATGCAGCGCACCGGCTCCTTCCTGGCCGCCGTGTGCGTGGCCGCGGTGGCCACGGGCATCATCGGCGCGCTGCTGGAGCTGGTGCTGATACGGCGGCTGGCGGTGCGCGACCACCTGGCGCAGGTGCTGGGCACGTATGCGGTGATCCTGATCGCCGGCGACCTGGTCAAGATGATCTGGGGGCCCGCGCCCGTGATGCTGGCGACGCCGGCCGCGCTGAGCGGGCCGGTGCGGCTGCTGCCCGACCTGATGTATTCCTCCTACAGGCTGATGATCATCGCCGTGGGCCTGCTGGTGGCGCTGGGCCTGTATGCCTTCGTCACCCGCACCCGCGCCGGCGTGCTGGTGCGCGCGGGCGCATCCAACCGCCAGATGGCCACCCTGATGGGCGTGCGCGTGCCGCTGCTGTTCCTGGGCGTTTTCTGCCTGGGCGCCATGCTGGCCGCGGTGGCCGGCGCGCTGTTGGGGCCGTTGACGGCCGTCCAGGTGGGCATGGGCGAAGACATCCTGATCCTGGTGCTGGTGTGCATCGTGATCGGCGGCATCGGCTCCATACGCGGGGCTTTCGTCGGCGCGTTGCTGGTCGGCATGGTGGATACCGCCGGGCGTGCCTTCCTGCCGCTGCTGCTGCGGCAGGTCTTCGCGCCATCGGTCGCCGGCAGCGTCGGCCCGACGCTGGCCGCGCTGTCCATTTACCTGTTGATGGCGGTGGTGCTGGTGTTCCGGCCCGCGGGCCTCTTCCCCGCGCGCGGTTGA
- a CDS encoding SDR family NAD(P)-dependent oxidoreductase, giving the protein MSAHDVSAAGAGAGDERADTSLAGRHALVTGGGRGIGLAIAERLLSDGAAVTLLGRDAASLEEATRALAQRHDATARVHWQAADVTDPDALADAFARAASASGPIGILVNNAGQARSERFDRTDAALWASMLAVNLTGTFHCIQAALPGMLAAGWGRIVNVASTAGLAGYAYVSAYCAAKHGVIGLTRALALETAAKGVTVNAVCPGYTDTDIVRDAVRNIVAKTGMDEAGARARLAERNPQGRLVQPREVAHAVAWLCQPGAGAINGQAIPVDGGEIMAG; this is encoded by the coding sequence ATGAGCGCACACGACGTATCCGCGGCCGGCGCTGGTGCCGGCGATGAGCGGGCCGACACCTCGCTCGCCGGTCGGCATGCCCTGGTCACCGGCGGCGGCCGGGGTATCGGTCTTGCCATCGCCGAACGGCTGCTGAGCGACGGTGCCGCCGTCACGCTGCTGGGCCGTGACGCGGCGTCCCTGGAAGAGGCCACGCGGGCGCTCGCGCAGCGGCACGACGCCACCGCCCGCGTCCACTGGCAGGCCGCCGACGTCACCGACCCCGACGCGCTGGCCGACGCCTTCGCACGGGCTGCCAGTGCATCCGGACCCATTGGCATCCTGGTCAACAACGCCGGCCAGGCGCGCAGCGAACGCTTCGACCGCACCGACGCCGCCTTGTGGGCAAGCATGCTGGCGGTCAACCTGACGGGCACCTTCCACTGCATACAGGCCGCGCTGCCCGGCATGCTGGCCGCGGGCTGGGGCCGTATCGTCAACGTCGCCAGCACGGCGGGACTGGCCGGCTATGCCTACGTCAGCGCGTATTGCGCGGCCAAGCACGGCGTCATCGGGCTGACCCGCGCGCTGGCGCTGGAAACCGCCGCCAAGGGCGTCACCGTGAACGCGGTGTGCCCGGGCTACACCGACACCGACATCGTCCGCGACGCCGTGCGCAACATCGTCGCCAAGACCGGCATGGACGAAGCGGGCGCGCGCGCCCGGCTGGCCGAACGCAATCCGCAGGGCCGGCTGGTGCAGCCACGCGAGGTCGCCCATGCCGTGGCTTGGCTGTGCCAGCCCGGCGCGGGCGCGATCAATGGCCAGGCCATCCCGGTGGACGGCGGCGAGATCATGGCGGGATAG
- the siaB gene encoding biofilm regulation protein kinase SiaB, protein MKASDLYALRERFNQDRTLLCFNGPISRSLIEEIGNALKNYLETQEARPAEAMDVFSAYIEMTQNIRQYALQQGYGDADAAATVVISRDQEGRYTVSAGNRVEPADGERLVARVHQLAAMDKAELKAAYKTQLRQPRDPAATTGAGLGLIDLARRATAGIEASLSSHGDGRAFFSLSVVI, encoded by the coding sequence ATGAAAGCTTCGGATCTTTATGCGCTGCGAGAGCGATTCAATCAGGACCGCACGCTGCTTTGTTTCAACGGGCCGATCTCGCGGAGCCTGATCGAGGAAATCGGCAACGCCCTGAAGAACTACCTGGAGACCCAGGAGGCCCGTCCGGCCGAAGCCATGGACGTGTTCTCCGCTTATATCGAGATGACGCAGAACATCCGGCAATACGCCCTGCAACAGGGCTATGGCGACGCCGACGCGGCGGCGACGGTGGTGATATCGCGAGACCAGGAAGGCCGTTACACGGTCAGCGCCGGCAATCGCGTCGAGCCCGCCGACGGCGAGCGGCTGGTGGCGCGGGTGCATCAGCTGGCGGCCATGGACAAGGCCGAACTGAAGGCCGCCTACAAGACACAGCTGCGCCAGCCACGCGACCCGGCCGCCACCACCGGCGCCGGCCTGGGCCTGATCGACCTGGCGCGGCGCGCCACGGCCGGCATCGAGGCTTCACTCAGCAGCCATGGCGACGGCCGTGCGTTTTTCAGTCTGAGCGTCGTCATCTGA
- a CDS encoding bifunctional salicylyl-CoA 5-hydroxylase/oxidoreductase yields the protein MKIVCLGGGPAGLYFGLLMKLRDPANEVTVVERNRPYDTFGWGVVFSDATMENLRRADPVSARQISDAFNHWDDIDIHFKGRTLRSGGHGFIGIGRKKLLNILQARCEEVGVKLVFETVVEDDQALARQYDADLVIASDGINSRVRATYADTFQPDIDQRLNRFVWLGTEKAFDAFTFAFVQTPHGWFQAHAYRFEPGLSTFIVETPEATWRAAGLDTMTQEEGIRYCETLFAPWLDGKPLMSNAGHLRGSAIWIRFPRVICQHWVHWNRIDTARGQRDIPVVLMGDAAHTAHFSIGSGTKLALEDAIELADQLAASTMPGDDQGAVGPLRAALQRYEDIRGVEVLKIQNAARNSTEWFEHVDRYACLEPEQFAYSLLTRSQRISHENLRLRDPAWLQDYEHWLAARADARAGARPDIDGARGAEGGTSERPPLPMLTPYEARGVRLKNRIVVSPMAMYACTDGVPGDFHLVHLGARALGGAGLVMVEMTCPSADARITPGCPGLWNDEQARAFARIVAFVHGNSDARIGIQLGHAGRKGSTQVGWQQMDHPLPEGNWPLLSASALPYLAGVSQTPKAMTRQDMDRVRDDFVAATRRAAEAGFDWLELHCAHGYLLSSFISPLTNWRDDEYGGDLDARLRYPLEVFAAVRAAWPAKRPLSVRISAHDWVEGGITADDAVEIARRFKAAGADMIDCSSGQVSPDQHPVYGRMYQTPFADRIRNEAGIPTIAVGAIFEADHVNGIIASGRADLCALARPHLADPAWTLREVARVGYTGIDWPVHYLAGKRQLETNFARAAAVAAPAGDARSDA from the coding sequence ATGAAGATAGTGTGCCTGGGCGGCGGCCCAGCCGGCCTGTATTTCGGTCTGTTGATGAAATTGCGCGACCCCGCCAACGAAGTCACGGTGGTCGAGCGCAACCGTCCGTACGACACCTTTGGCTGGGGCGTGGTCTTTTCCGACGCCACCATGGAAAACCTGCGCCGCGCCGACCCCGTATCCGCGCGCCAGATCAGCGACGCCTTCAATCATTGGGATGACATCGACATCCATTTCAAGGGCCGTACGCTGCGTAGCGGCGGTCACGGCTTCATCGGTATCGGCCGCAAGAAGCTGCTGAACATCCTGCAGGCACGCTGCGAGGAAGTGGGCGTCAAGCTGGTATTCGAAACCGTGGTGGAGGACGACCAGGCGCTGGCCCGGCAATACGATGCGGACCTGGTGATCGCTTCGGACGGCATCAACAGCCGGGTCCGCGCCACCTATGCCGACACCTTCCAGCCTGACATCGACCAGCGCCTGAACCGCTTCGTGTGGCTGGGGACGGAAAAGGCCTTCGACGCCTTCACCTTTGCCTTCGTCCAGACGCCGCATGGCTGGTTCCAGGCCCATGCGTATCGCTTCGAGCCGGGCCTGTCCACCTTCATCGTCGAAACGCCCGAGGCCACCTGGCGCGCGGCCGGGCTGGACACGATGACCCAGGAAGAGGGCATCCGCTATTGCGAAACCCTGTTCGCGCCCTGGCTGGACGGCAAGCCGCTGATGAGCAATGCCGGGCACCTGCGCGGTTCGGCCATCTGGATCCGCTTTCCGCGCGTGATCTGCCAGCACTGGGTGCACTGGAACCGTATCGACACCGCGCGCGGCCAGCGCGACATACCGGTCGTGCTGATGGGCGATGCCGCGCATACCGCGCATTTCTCCATCGGCTCGGGGACCAAGCTGGCGCTGGAGGATGCCATCGAACTGGCCGACCAGTTGGCGGCCAGCACGATGCCGGGGGACGACCAGGGCGCGGTCGGCCCGCTGCGTGCCGCGCTGCAGCGCTATGAAGACATCCGCGGCGTCGAAGTCCTGAAGATCCAGAACGCCGCGCGCAATTCCACGGAATGGTTCGAGCACGTCGATCGTTACGCCTGCCTGGAGCCCGAACAGTTCGCCTATTCCCTGCTGACGCGCTCGCAGCGGATTTCCCACGAAAACCTGCGCCTGCGCGATCCTGCCTGGTTGCAGGACTACGAGCACTGGCTGGCGGCGCGCGCCGATGCCCGCGCCGGTGCCCGCCCCGACATCGACGGCGCGCGAGGCGCGGAAGGCGGGACTTCCGAACGCCCGCCGCTGCCCATGCTGACGCCTTATGAAGCGCGCGGCGTGCGGTTGAAAAACCGCATCGTGGTGTCGCCGATGGCCATGTACGCCTGCACCGACGGCGTGCCGGGCGATTTCCATCTGGTGCATCTGGGCGCCAGGGCGCTGGGTGGCGCGGGACTCGTCATGGTGGAAATGACCTGCCCGTCGGCGGATGCCCGCATCACTCCGGGCTGCCCGGGCCTGTGGAACGACGAACAGGCGCGCGCCTTCGCCCGCATCGTCGCCTTCGTACACGGCAACAGCGATGCCCGCATCGGCATCCAGCTGGGACACGCCGGGCGCAAGGGCTCCACCCAGGTGGGCTGGCAACAGATGGATCACCCCCTGCCGGAAGGCAACTGGCCCCTGCTGTCGGCGTCGGCCTTGCCCTATCTGGCAGGCGTTTCGCAGACGCCCAAGGCCATGACGCGGCAGGACATGGACCGCGTGCGCGACGATTTCGTCGCGGCGACGCGGCGCGCGGCCGAGGCTGGTTTCGACTGGCTGGAACTGCACTGCGCGCACGGCTATCTGCTGTCCAGCTTCATTTCGCCGTTGACCAACTGGCGCGACGACGAATACGGCGGCGACCTGGATGCGCGGCTCCGCTATCCGCTGGAAGTCTTCGCCGCCGTGCGCGCCGCATGGCCGGCCAAGCGGCCACTGTCGGTACGGATCTCGGCCCATGACTGGGTCGAAGGCGGCATCACCGCGGACGACGCCGTGGAGATCGCGCGGCGCTTCAAGGCGGCTGGCGCCGATATGATCGACTGCTCCTCGGGACAGGTCAGTCCCGACCAGCATCCCGTGTACGGGCGCATGTACCAGACGCCCTTCGCCGACCGCATCCGCAACGAGGCCGGCATACCCACCATCGCGGTGGGCGCGATCTTCGAGGCCGATCATGTGAACGGCATCATCGCGTCGGGGCGCGCGGACCTGTGCGCGCTGGCGCGGCCGCACCTGGCCGACCCGGCCTGGACGCTGCGGGAAGTCGCGCGCGTGGGCTACACCGGCATCGATTGGCCGGTGCACTACCTGGCCGGCAAGCGCCAGCTGGAAACCAATTTCGCCCGTGCCGCCGCCGTCGCCGCGCCGGCGGGCGACGCCAGGAGCGATGCATGA
- a CDS encoding ABC transporter ATP-binding protein has translation MRDVQSGYGASQVLFGVDLSIGAGEVVTLLGRNGMGKTTLLRTLYGQLPLKSGRIGFDGQEIGGWATDRVARAGIAIVPEGRQCFPNLTVREHLTAFATRRARLAAAADAAIWTPERVCAMFPRLAERAGHMGNQLSGGEQQMLAIGRALVTNPRLLILDEATEGLAPKVREEIWACLARLRAAGQTILVIDKYVDRLLALADRHVILERGRIVWTGDSGELDADRGLWTRYLGV, from the coding sequence ATGCGCGACGTGCAGAGCGGCTATGGCGCCAGCCAGGTGCTGTTCGGCGTGGACCTGTCCATCGGCGCCGGCGAAGTCGTCACGCTGCTTGGGCGCAACGGCATGGGCAAGACCACGCTGCTGCGCACGCTGTACGGGCAACTGCCGCTGAAATCCGGCCGCATCGGTTTCGATGGACAGGAGATAGGCGGATGGGCCACCGACCGCGTCGCGCGCGCCGGGATCGCCATCGTGCCGGAAGGGCGGCAATGCTTTCCGAACCTGACTGTGCGCGAGCACCTGACCGCCTTCGCCACCCGGCGCGCCCGCCTCGCGGCGGCGGCCGATGCCGCGATCTGGACGCCCGAGCGGGTCTGCGCCATGTTCCCGCGTCTGGCCGAACGCGCAGGCCACATGGGCAACCAGTTGTCCGGCGGCGAGCAGCAGATGCTGGCCATCGGGCGGGCGCTGGTCACCAACCCCCGCCTGCTCATACTGGACGAGGCCACCGAAGGCCTGGCCCCCAAGGTGCGCGAGGAAATCTGGGCCTGCCTGGCGCGCTTGCGCGCAGCCGGCCAGACCATCCTGGTCATCGACAAGTACGTGGACAGGTTGCTGGCCCTGGCCGACCGCCACGTCATCCTGGAGCGCGGCCGCATCGTCTGGACCGGCGATTCTGGCGAGCTGGACGCGGATCGCGGGCTGTGGACGCGGTACCTGGGAGTGTGA
- a CDS encoding enoyl-CoA hydratase family protein, giving the protein MAHHRRPMADTRPRTFRWETRDGGKVGVITLDRPERKNPLTFDSYAELRDLFRALVYATDIKVLVVTGAGDNFCSGGDVHEIIGPLTRMTMPELLDFTRMTGDLVKAMRACPQPIVAAVDGVCAGAGAMIALASDMRLGTPRARTAFLFTRVGLAGADMGACTLLPRMIGQGRASELLYTGRSMSAEEGAAWGFFNALHELDALMPAAHALAEQLAAGPTFAHGMTKKLLHQEWNMGVDEAIEAEAQAQAICMQTRDFRRAYEAFVDKKKPRFEGD; this is encoded by the coding sequence ATGGCGCATCACCGCCGGCCCATGGCCGACACCCGGCCACGCACCTTCCGCTGGGAGACGCGCGACGGCGGCAAGGTCGGGGTCATCACCCTGGACCGTCCGGAACGCAAGAATCCGCTGACCTTCGATTCCTATGCCGAATTGCGCGACCTGTTCCGCGCGCTGGTCTACGCGACCGATATCAAGGTGCTGGTCGTGACCGGCGCCGGCGACAACTTCTGCTCCGGCGGGGACGTCCATGAAATCATCGGTCCGCTCACGCGCATGACCATGCCGGAGCTGCTGGACTTCACCCGCATGACGGGCGACCTGGTCAAGGCCATGCGCGCCTGCCCGCAGCCCATCGTGGCGGCGGTCGATGGCGTCTGCGCGGGCGCCGGCGCGATGATCGCGCTGGCCTCCGACATGCGGCTGGGCACGCCGCGGGCCCGCACGGCCTTCCTGTTCACCCGGGTCGGCCTGGCCGGCGCCGACATGGGCGCGTGCACGCTGCTGCCGCGCATGATCGGGCAGGGCAGGGCGTCGGAACTGCTGTACACCGGCCGGTCGATGAGCGCCGAGGAAGGCGCGGCATGGGGCTTCTTCAACGCCCTGCACGAGCTGGACGCGCTGATGCCGGCCGCCCACGCCCTGGCCGAGCAACTGGCCGCCGGCCCGACCTTCGCGCATGGCATGACCAAGAAGCTGCTGCACCAGGAATGGAATATGGGCGTGGACGAAGCCATCGAGGCGGAAGCCCAGGCCCAGGCGATATGCATGCAGACGCGCGACTTTCGGCGCGCGTACGAGGCCTTCGTCGACAAGAAAAAGCCCCGTTTCGAAGGTGATTGA